Below is a window of Humulus lupulus chromosome 9, drHumLupu1.1, whole genome shotgun sequence DNA.
TTACAGCAAGCATTACAAAAATCATGAATAGTTTTATTACTATGAGCAATGTTACACTTGGGGAGAATAGATTTGACAACCCTTGAGGAAGGGTGTCCAAGGCGATAATGCCATAACCGAAAAGTGGAACATAAAGTATTATTACAAGTACTCAACTGAGTATTATTGACAGAATCAAATTCAGAAAGAAAAACAGAAGAATGTGAAGCTGGAGGAGGAACGAGATGCATAGTGGAAGGATGAAACACATATAACCCCTTATGTAGTGTTCCTCGCATTACCACCTGCTTGGAATCCTAATCTTTCACAAGACAATAATCAAAAAAGAATTTGAAATAAACATTGCTATCCCAAGAAAATTGAGAAACACTGATTAAGTTTTTGGTTATTTTGGGAACATGCAATAAACGATTTAAGACTAGAGATAGAGAAGTGAAGGGAGTGTAGAAAGTTGTCTTACCAACATTTTGAATGTTCAAGCCACCTCCATCACCCATATGAATCTTGTTTGAACCAATGTAGTCAACTTTCTGCATCAAATTCTTTTCATCTATTATACAGTGACTAGTAGCTCCCGAATCTGGAGACCAAGCCATATCATTAACAGAGTCTGCAGTAGCAATGTTAGCAGATGGTTTGTCAACATTGGCAGCACCTACTCCTGGAAACTCCGTATTAAATTGTTGATAGCAGCAAGAAGAAACATGTCCTGGCCTTGAACAAAGCTGACAAATAGGTCGAGATGAGGAATATCCCCGAGTATTATTGCCCTGCTAGTGGTAGTTGAACTGGAGGAGAAGCCTCCACAAGGACTTGCAGCATACGAATTCCACAAGCCACGACCAGTGCTAGGATTCGGAGCAACAGTGCTATTGCCAGAAAAATTTGAAGCAGAAGAATTAGAGCGATTAGTGAAATTGGAAGAGTTGTTCGAGTAAGTACCTCTTCCTTTGTAACCACGATACTGAGCAAGATTAACAGAATCAAGCTCTTGAGTTTGGCGTTCCATTCTATGCTCTTGAGTTTGGCGCTCCATTCTATGCTCTTGCGAGAAGAGAAGAGATTCAATCTCTGCAACCGTATAGGGCTGAGAACGAGAGTTCACGAAGATGATAAAAGTATCATACTCAGGTGGTAAACCTTTGAAAATAGCAGCAATGTGTTCTTTGGCAGAGACTTTGAGACCAATAGATCCAAGTCTATCAACAATGGATTTAACTTTCAACAGATAGTTAGTCAAAGCAAGAGATCCTTTCTTAAAATTTTGAAGCTGAGTAGTGAATTGATCAATTTTAGCCGAGGTATGAGTTGTGAAGTATACCTCAAGAACAGCCCAAACCTGAGCAGAAGTTTCAAATCCAACAACTTTGGTGAGAATCCCCTCAGTCATCGATGATAGGAGCCAAGAGTAGAGAAGTTGGTCCTGCTGCTCCCACTGTATATACGCCTCACTAAGAGTATTCGAGATTTAGTCAGCTTCAATAAGGTACTTCGGTGGAGGAACGGAATCGGAGGAGATGAACTTTTGAAGCTTGTGACCTTTGATTGCCAAAAGAATCTGAGGACGCCAGAGAAGGAAATTGTGATGATCAAGCTTCACAGAAATCTTGTGGGAGAAAACAACAGGAGCGAACGACGAAGTGGCGGAAGCGGTGGCAGTTGTTGCGGAAATGGTCTAAGACGAAGATTGAGTCGCCATTGAAGAACACAGTAGAGAAAAGTGTTTGGGTGAACGGAAAATCAATCAAGAAAACGATTGAAAAGAAAACAAGATGAAGAATCAGAACGATTGAGGAGAAAACAAGATCAAGAATCAGATGAGAGAATCGAATGGCACTGATACCATCTTAAGAAAGTGAAAAAGGTGTGAATGAATAAACTGATTCTCATTAGAATAAATGAACGGTACGACTAGTATATATAGCTGATTACAGAAGTAAACTAATCTCTAACAGAATAACTAATCTTGTAACGAATCTAACAGATGTACAAACAGAATACTAACAGTCTCGATCAACATAACAAACTTAGGCTTTAATAAATACCTTCCTCCAATGCTATTATTAAGAGCTCTTAAAAGCCATGGTTTGGACCTCTGAGATTCTTCAGCCCAACATCTATTGAACCTGAAAAAGCCACAAGCATATATAGCGGTATGAATATATTAAGTAGGGGCATAATAAATAAGGAGATAAATGAAGCCAACTTTTTCATTAGAGTCTCAGTTTGATCCCATGTGTCTAACTGCCAGACATCCTTTTCAGTGAGGGGTTTTCTGTAGCCTTTCTGCATGAGTGGACTCAACCATCCAAAATATATGTCTGAAAATGTGTCATAATTTTAGTAAAATTGGATGTTAAATAAATCATCTTCCTGATAttggaaaaaaaaatctttaaattTATTGTTGAATTATGACTTTAGTCATCTAGccaaaaaaagaaaaggaatcaGAACATGAGTGACCAAGTGCAAGGTAAAGTTCAGTTATATTAATTATCTAAAAAGAGAAAGGACTAGATAACAACAAAGTATTACATGATTTGATCATCAACAAAAATATTCTATTTCATTCTATTTGGatattgacttttttttttggacTTACTTCAATGTTTGTTCATTTGATTTCTGCCCTGCTTTATGTGAGACTTTACTGATATGTTGCATGAGCAGAAAATTGGTAATGAACTAGCACACAAATATTTTTGTGTACAGCCAATATCTAGCCTTTCCATATAGCCAATATCTAGTGTATGCATGATctcttttaattaataattttgtaaAGATCCCGAAACAGCTTGTGTTGTGCCAATGATGCCAAGCTTTAAAATACTTACTAGAAATTACATTAACCTGCCTCTCTGGACAAACTTGCTCTCCATCAGGTAGTTCTTCATATTCTTCTTTGTCAAGAGACTTGGGTTGAATTACAGTATAACCAGGATAAGGATCCAAGTTGGGAAGATATATGGCCAGAAGAACTCCAAATAGCACCTATATGGTAATGGTAATGGAAAGATACTTGTTAGATCATAGTTCAAATTACAACAAGGTTTCGTAACAGCCTTAATTTTAAattgagattggataggttttaACCGCCGTTAAGGCTGTCAAGTTAGGATCTAGATTTAAAGACAATGATAATCCATTATAAAGGTCTTATGAGAAATTTTACACTAATGGTTTCGATAGACAAAATCATGCAACCAAAGACAGTAGATTCAACTTTCATGACTTTTATAACTGTCTCGGTAATTTTGAAACATACAAGCCTgtcctttaaaaaaaaatcattgtgAGCTTATGGCATACTTACATTTTACCTCTTAGATTAAGAAACTGCTTTATTTACTATATGATTACCTAGACACGGACAGATATCAGATATAAAGAACACAAAAGCACAACAAAAGACAATTCAGTTCAAAGATCAATTAACATTTTGAGAAGTAAAGAAGCCACACATGAATATCTACATGAAACAGCCGAAGTTCGTGATCATTATAGAAGAAAATATTGGGGATGTTGTAACAAACCTGGAAAACAACCTTTCCTATGAAGAGATGTATTGCATATCTGCAAGAGTGAAGGTTAAACTGTAAGCATACAGTACCAAAAAAAAACAACTATAAGCATGTGTCTTTTCTTATATAAGACAGCAAGGTAATTAGAAAGGAGGTGCTCCAATCTGGGTAGCACATAAGATTTCAAgataatatgaaaaaaaattgtcattttgaTGCCTTATTGCTAACACACATATAGTGAAATTTACATAACTAATCTTTGCAAAATGAGCAAGAACAGCTCAGTAGACAATTCAGTAaatacaatatataaatatatatatatatatacatatataaatctTCCTCTTTCAAAAGATTTTCTACAAAACATACCAATCAATTCATCTTGAATGATTTCTATCCAATTATAAGTTCATCCTTCCCAATAAACTTACTGaaaatcaagaaaattaaaaTCTGAAAAAACTGTCCTTTTTGTTCGCTGTAACTAGAAAGGATTTTTTATTCAGACAAAAGCTAAGATATCatttatgaaaaataaaataagaattacTGATGCAAAAACTAATTTATTCCATGAATGAAAGATGGACTAACCCACTGTAGTAGTCCTTAACTGAAAGGACAAGATTGAGGACCACAGCATCTGCTACCAACACGTAAATGACTCCAAACCTCACATACCATCGAAATTCCCGGATGTAAACTTTAGTTTCCAGTCGAATCATTACAAAAATGGAACCCCAAGCAAGAAATTCAACGATCAAAGATATTATCTGTGAGAGAaagtttattttcaagttttggCAGTCCATTAGTCTCGATGCAGTATATAATCACTCTCACTCAGCTAGAATTGGAACAACTAGCAGCATTACAAGATTATATTACACTTCAAAAAGTCATTGCAAGACTAACATCCCTTGGTCAATTTAAAATACATTCTTATTCATATGAAGCACATTTGAAAAGACAAAATCATGACAAATCAAGATGAAAGTTCAAGTTTGGAAAACCACATCAATCTCCATATGCAGTATATATAATTACTTAGGTGGAATTGGAACAAGTAGCATCATAACATGGTTTTACACTTCAAAAATTCCTTAAAAACTAACAATTCTTAGTCCAAACAAAGTACATTCTTATTCATACACAGCACATTTGAAAAGACAAACCCCATGAAAAATCAAGATGAGAGTAAACCcacctcaaagggagcaaaaccAGTGTGGCCAGCCAGGTTAAAGAGTGAAATACCCTTTAACAACCTCAGTAATGGATCAGCAGTAGAATAAGCAGCCAGAAAACCCAACAGATAATTGTGGCAATTTGAGCTCAATAGAAACCTCTGTGCCTTCGAATTCTTGCTCTTGATTAGCCATATTCGATATACACAGAGGCCCAGAAGAACCAAATGAGAAATAGAAACCACTAGGGAGTCAACTGCACAAGGTGTGTAAGAACCAAAAGCATTCTTTACTACTTTTCCCCAAAGCCCATAAGCTGCAGGCTTACAGTACCAACTTAGTAGCCTAAAACTCATATTTGGTACTGCAaaagaaaaaacttaaaaatacacACTAGTTAGATTTTTCTAGCATTCAAAGTCTTAATCAAGAGGATCAACATAAATTTGGAGTTAAACTCACAGACCCAGTTCACTTTTTAGATTTTAAGGAAGAGAGAAACCAAATAGTAAGAAGATTAAGGGGGAAAAAAAGGTGGTGCTCTTAACTAGGCTGCAAAGGAACTGTTGGATTTAAATGAGGGTGTTGACTTTGGTAGGGAAAAAAGTAGACAACTTCCCATCAGTCAGCGGGAAAACTTTAAAATATAGTTTATACTTGAATTCCAGACACGCGAACCGGGAAGATGCATGTGCCCATGATTTTGAGAATAGAGATTTATTTGTTAACgggaaatttgatttttgatGCATAATGGGGTGATATGCCAAAATAGTACCTCGCTAAaacattaataaatttttatgttAGTATTCCATCTCATATTCAAAATGCCCCCTTTCATACCCAAATTGTTCCCGCCataaatttctctttttttttctcctATTGtttttccctctctatctctcatattttctctctttatttctctCTAAGCTCTCATACACAAAGACAATTATCTTAATCTATACTAATTTTCAAGATCATTTTGTATTTCGGATCTAAGAGCAAGTGGTGAATCCTTTCAAGCCAAGAAATCATTTTCTCTTTCGGATCTAGGGGCAAAAATCGTATGgataagtatatatttattatatatagcGAGGAAACTTGTTTATCTACATTGCTTGTGCTATTTCGAACAGATATGTGTATGACTTCgtgttttattataatttttcactATCGAAATGAATTTCGTTCCTTTTTGGTTTTTTTCTAGGTTTTTTGTCTGCCTCGATGAGACTTGATGGTCATCAATGGACCTCGATAAAATCATCATATGTTTATGTCAATTAGAtacctcgatgagactcgatgaTCCTCGACAAAACCCTCATACGTTTAGGGAAATTGGCTACCTCGATAGAGGCATAGAACTTAATGTATGTAGTATGTGCCTCAATGGGTTCATAAGAAATTTTTTTGGGCACTAtgcctcgattgtactcgatagacCTCTATaggacctcgataggcctcggcATATCTTGATAGAAatcgattttttgttgttttatgttatagttttaatttttgacctatttttttgttgttttttatacAGATTCGACTGTTTtcgtatttgttgcattcaatgatGTTTGGGAATTGGAAAATATGGATTGGATTTTCAAGGATGCTGAAAATCAAATTCTGCCTTTGGAGaagggtgtaatgccccaaatttcctaataaggtttaggaccttgattaggaggtcgggagggccataattgatttatcatgttattaaatgattatatgcatgtttatgtgaaatatactattatatgatgataaatgcatgcatatgggttcatttttaattataagggcattttggtaatttggcccgttgagggcgtgattgtgtatatttcatgcatgtgggtgaattataaataataccacattatatgtggatcaattcgagccattcggcatgagatgatcatggaaTACAAGTTTTCGGtatagtcataacgggattaagttcgaggctcggagtgagtctcgaggtaatttggtgattagaacgttgccgggaattagagggtaacgggatatgaattattggtgtttgagaatattgagaatagcgggaattggagggtgttaattataattaacgagatagacgagaaatgacgattttacccttgggagtctttagaatcctttatttgacctaggggcaaaatggtcttttcacccctaagatatatatcaactCATGGGTTGTAGAATGTTAGAGAAAACagatcatcatcctcatctccctccctcacccgtacaccatttctcctccttcttcctttcaatttttgagagccaatttgaggatccaagctaggagagcaaggcttgagggcttaggaccttggttcaatcattgaaggggatccaaatcaagcttgaggtaacaaattcagccatgaaaatctTTGGTGTATACTATGTTTCTCTGTtagttttcagttgaggattttgatgtgttagttgggaattaatggaagttcttgaggttggttgcttgggttttgaagaCGAtgtgttgtagatgaagtttagaggttgaattagatgtttgggtgatgtttgggattgatttggatgcttggttttcaaggggggatcgcaggggagaagaccagagttttctctggtttgctgatggcgccccagcgctaggcagggctggttctgggcttctctgactttggggcagcgccccagcactagtGTAATTTCCAGCAAtcatatttttgggattttggatgattttgggggctcgggggatggttctaCTACCCCATTTGGgtgattgagagtcccgagagtgtgggatggatcccgggagtgaggttttagattataaacatttttatgatttattttattgatgggatccatatttggttatgactaggtgaccgctaaaggaccaaatgattgatcattctcaagggtcgtttttttactaattcttgctcgaacccgaggtaagaaaattgcaccccatatgtgacatgcatggttattcttgatacatgttggatgcttaaatgtggacattgatagcatattgaatgcttagcaatcttgattatttgtatatggttattattgaggcatgct
It encodes the following:
- the LOC133802358 gene encoding uncharacterized protein LOC133802358 yields the protein MTEGILTKVVGFETSAQVWAVLEVYFTTHTSAKIDQFTTQLQNFKKGSLALTNYLLKVKSIVDRLGSIGLKVSAKEHIAAIFKGLPPEYDTFIIFVNSRSQPYTVAEIESLLFSQEHRMERQTQEHRMERQTQELDSVNLAQYRGYKGRGTYSNNSSNFTNRSNSSASNFSGNSTVAPNPSTGRGLWNSYAASPCGGFSSSSTTTSRAIILGDIPHLDLFVSFVQGQDMFLLAAINNLIRSFQE